The following are encoded in a window of Sphingobium sp. AP49 genomic DNA:
- the gltB gene encoding glutamate synthase large subunit produces the protein MTHDNFMASPEERARIAAEGMYHPEMEGDACGVGLVAATDGRPSRRVVASAIDALKAVWHRGAVDADGKTGDGAGIHVDLPVRFFDDAIADSGHKPLPNRLAVGMIFLPRTDLSAQETCRTIVESEIIDAGYTIYGWRQVPVDVSVIGEKAQRTRPEIEQIMIAGPMPEERDVGEFEKDLYLIRRRIEKKVIEAQINDFYICSLSCRSIIYKGLFLAESLSVFYPDLQDERFESRVAIFHQRYSTNTFPQWWLAQPFRTLAHNGEINTIRGNKNWMKSHEIKMASLAFGEQSEDIKPVIPAGASDTAALDAVFEAICRSGRDAPTAKLMLVPEAWQAESAELPKAHADMYEYLASVMEPWDGPAALAMTDGRWVVAGVDRNALRPLRYTLTGDNLLIVGSETGMVVVPETTIVQKGRMGPGQMIAIDLQEGEIYDDRAIKDRIAGERPYGDLIKDFLDIGDLPDVPTALPAWDKAELTRRQVAANMTLEDMELILAPMVEDAKEAIGSMGDDTPLAVISDKPRTISHFFRQNFSQVTNPPIDSLRERHVMSLKTRFSNLHNILEEGAQNSHVLVLESPVLNSAEWARLKAYFGPAVAEIDCTFPSTGGQEQLRAAIARIREEAEQAVREGRSELFLTDERVGPDRVAIQGVLAAAAVHTHLVRKGLRSYASINVRSAEALDTHYFAVLIGVGATTVNAYLAEASIADRHARGLFGDLTLDQCFERQRTAINEGLLKIMSKMGIAVISSYRGGYNFEAVGLSRALVNDLFPGMPAKISGEGYASLHYSAMLRHDKAHDSAVVRLPIGGFYRQRNGGEAHAYSAQLMHLLQTAVGTDSYSTYLQFSRGVRDLPPVYLRDLMEFNFAREAVPIDEVEATTEIRKRFVTPGMSLGALSPEAHETLAIAMNRIGAKAVSGEGGEDAARFKPYENGDNANSVIKQIASGRFGVHAEYLGSAEEIEIKVAQGAKPGEGGQLPGFKVTEFIARLRHSTPGVTLISPPPHHDIYSIEDLAQLIYDCKMINPRARVCVKLVSQAGIGTVAAGVAKAHADVILVAGHVGGTGASPQTSIKYAGTPWEMGLSEANQVLTLNGLRHRVKLRTDGGLKTGRDIVIAAILGAEEFGIGTLSLVAMGCIMVRQCHSNTCPVGVCVQDEKLRQKFTGTPEKVINLMTFIAEEVREILARLGFRSLDEVIGRTELLKQVNRGAEHLDDLDLNPILAKVDAPDEQRRFSLDAWRNEVPDSLDAQMMKDARAVFERGEKMQLTYTVRNTHRAVGTRLSSAVTDKFGMSTLADGHLTVRLRGSAGQSLGAFLCKGITLEVFGDANDYVGKGLSGGIIKVRTTVSSPLSSKDNTIIGNTVLYGATSGKLFAAGQAGERFAVRNSGAKVVVEGCGANGCEYMTGGTAVILGKTGANFGAGMTGGMAFILDEDGSFPSRANPESIVWQRLDSAHWEGELKALIAEHAVATDSKWSNTILDDWDRWRRYIWQVCPKEMVNRLAHPLSDTPAVVAAE, from the coding sequence ATGACCCACGATAATTTCATGGCCAGCCCCGAAGAGCGCGCACGCATCGCTGCCGAGGGCATGTATCATCCCGAGATGGAAGGCGATGCCTGCGGCGTCGGCCTGGTCGCCGCCACCGATGGCCGGCCCAGCCGCCGCGTCGTCGCCTCGGCGATCGATGCGCTCAAGGCGGTGTGGCACCGCGGCGCGGTCGATGCCGATGGCAAGACCGGCGATGGCGCCGGCATCCATGTCGACCTGCCGGTGCGCTTCTTCGACGATGCCATCGCTGACTCCGGCCACAAGCCGCTGCCCAACCGCCTCGCCGTCGGCATGATCTTCCTGCCGCGCACCGACCTCAGCGCCCAGGAAACCTGCCGCACCATCGTCGAATCGGAAATCATCGACGCGGGCTACACCATCTATGGCTGGCGCCAGGTGCCGGTCGACGTCTCGGTCATCGGCGAGAAGGCGCAGCGCACCCGTCCCGAGATCGAGCAGATCATGATCGCCGGCCCGATGCCGGAGGAACGCGACGTCGGCGAGTTCGAGAAGGATCTCTACCTGATCCGCCGCCGCATCGAAAAGAAGGTGATCGAGGCACAGATCAACGACTTCTACATCTGCTCGCTGTCGTGCCGCTCGATCATCTACAAGGGGCTGTTCCTCGCCGAATCGTTGTCGGTCTTCTACCCCGACCTGCAGGACGAGCGGTTCGAGAGCCGCGTCGCCATCTTCCATCAGCGCTATTCGACCAACACCTTCCCGCAATGGTGGCTGGCCCAGCCGTTCCGCACCCTCGCCCATAATGGCGAGATCAACACGATCCGCGGCAACAAGAACTGGATGAAGAGCCACGAGATCAAGATGGCGTCGCTGGCCTTTGGCGAGCAGTCGGAGGACATCAAGCCGGTGATCCCGGCCGGCGCGTCGGACACCGCCGCGCTTGACGCCGTGTTCGAGGCGATCTGCCGATCGGGCCGCGATGCGCCCACGGCCAAGCTGATGCTGGTGCCCGAGGCATGGCAGGCGGAAAGCGCCGAACTGCCCAAGGCGCATGCCGACATGTATGAATATCTCGCCTCCGTGATGGAGCCGTGGGACGGCCCGGCCGCGCTGGCGATGACCGACGGCCGCTGGGTGGTGGCCGGCGTCGATCGCAACGCGCTGCGCCCGCTGCGCTACACGCTGACCGGCGACAATCTGCTGATCGTGGGTTCCGAAACCGGCATGGTCGTCGTGCCCGAAACCACCATCGTCCAGAAGGGCCGCATGGGTCCGGGCCAGATGATCGCGATCGATCTTCAGGAAGGCGAGATCTATGACGATCGCGCGATCAAGGACCGCATCGCGGGCGAGCGCCCCTATGGCGACCTGATCAAGGACTTCCTCGACATCGGCGACCTGCCCGACGTCCCCACCGCCCTGCCGGCATGGGACAAGGCGGAACTGACTCGCCGCCAGGTTGCGGCCAACATGACGCTGGAGGATATGGAACTGATCCTCGCGCCCATGGTCGAGGATGCCAAGGAAGCGATCGGCTCGATGGGCGACGACACGCCGCTGGCGGTCATCTCCGACAAGCCGCGCACGATCAGCCATTTCTTCCGCCAGAATTTCAGCCAGGTCACCAACCCGCCGATCGACAGTCTGCGCGAACGGCATGTGATGAGCCTCAAGACGCGCTTCTCCAACCTCCACAACATCCTGGAGGAAGGCGCGCAGAACAGCCATGTGCTGGTGCTGGAATCCCCGGTGCTCAACAGCGCCGAATGGGCGCGGCTCAAGGCCTATTTCGGCCCGGCCGTGGCGGAAATCGACTGCACCTTCCCCTCGACCGGCGGCCAGGAACAGCTGCGCGCGGCGATCGCCCGCATCCGCGAGGAGGCAGAGCAGGCGGTACGCGAAGGACGTAGCGAACTGTTCCTCACCGACGAGCGCGTCGGGCCGGACCGGGTCGCGATCCAGGGCGTGCTGGCGGCTGCCGCCGTCCACACCCATCTCGTCCGCAAGGGCCTGCGCAGTTATGCGTCGATCAACGTGCGCTCGGCCGAAGCGCTCGACACCCATTATTTCGCAGTGCTGATCGGCGTCGGCGCGACCACGGTGAACGCCTATCTGGCCGAAGCCAGCATCGCCGATCGCCATGCCCGTGGCCTGTTCGGCGACCTGACCCTCGACCAGTGTTTCGAGCGTCAGCGCACCGCGATCAACGAAGGCCTGCTGAAGATCATGTCCAAGATGGGCATCGCCGTCATCAGTTCCTATCGTGGTGGCTATAATTTCGAGGCGGTCGGCCTGTCGCGCGCCCTCGTCAACGATCTCTTCCCCGGCATGCCGGCGAAGATTTCGGGCGAAGGCTATGCCTCGCTCCATTATTCGGCGATGCTGCGCCACGACAAGGCGCATGACAGTGCGGTCGTGCGCCTGCCGATCGGCGGCTTCTATCGCCAGCGCAACGGCGGCGAGGCCCATGCCTATTCCGCCCAGCTGATGCACCTGCTGCAGACCGCCGTCGGCACCGACAGCTATTCGACCTATCTGCAATTCTCGCGCGGCGTGCGCGACCTGCCGCCGGTCTATCTGCGCGACCTGATGGAGTTCAACTTCGCCCGCGAAGCGGTGCCGATCGACGAGGTCGAAGCCACCACCGAGATCCGCAAGCGCTTCGTGACGCCAGGCATGTCCCTGGGCGCGCTCTCCCCGGAGGCGCATGAGACGCTGGCGATCGCCATGAACCGCATCGGCGCCAAGGCGGTGTCGGGCGAGGGTGGCGAGGATGCCGCGCGCTTCAAGCCCTATGAGAATGGCGACAATGCCAACTCGGTGATCAAGCAGATCGCGTCGGGCCGCTTCGGCGTCCATGCCGAATATCTGGGGTCGGCCGAGGAAATCGAGATCAAGGTCGCGCAGGGCGCCAAGCCCGGCGAGGGCGGCCAGCTGCCCGGCTTCAAGGTGACCGAATTCATCGCCCGCCTGCGCCACTCGACGCCCGGCGTGACCCTCATCTCGCCACCGCCGCACCATGACATCTACTCGATCGAGGATCTCGCGCAGCTCATCTATGACTGCAAGATGATCAACCCGCGCGCCCGCGTCTGCGTCAAGCTGGTCAGCCAGGCCGGCATCGGCACCGTGGCCGCTGGTGTGGCCAAGGCGCATGCTGACGTCATCCTGGTCGCCGGCCATGTCGGCGGCACCGGCGCCAGCCCGCAAACATCGATCAAATATGCCGGCACCCCCTGGGAAATGGGCCTGTCGGAAGCGAACCAGGTGCTGACCCTCAACGGCCTGCGCCACCGGGTAAAGCTGCGCACCGATGGCGGCCTCAAGACCGGGCGCGACATCGTCATCGCCGCGATCCTGGGCGCCGAGGAGTTCGGCATCGGCACGCTGTCGCTGGTCGCCATGGGCTGCATCATGGTGCGCCAGTGCCACAGCAACACCTGCCCCGTGGGCGTCTGCGTGCAGGATGAAAAGCTGCGCCAGAAGTTCACTGGCACGCCGGAAAAGGTCATCAACCTGATGACCTTCATTGCCGAGGAAGTGCGCGAAATCCTGGCGCGTCTGGGCTTCCGCAGCCTGGATGAGGTGATCGGCCGCACCGAACTCTTGAAGCAGGTCAATCGCGGCGCCGAGCATCTCGATGATCTCGATCTCAACCCGATCCTGGCCAAGGTCGATGCGCCGGACGAGCAGCGCCGCTTCTCGCTCGACGCCTGGCGCAATGAAGTACCCGACAGTCTCGACGCGCAGATGATGAAGGATGCCCGCGCCGTGTTCGAGCGGGGCGAAAAGATGCAGCTGACCTACACGGTGCGCAACACGCACCGCGCCGTCGGCACCCGCCTCTCCTCGGCCGTAACCGACAAGTTCGGCATGTCGACGCTGGCAGACGGCCATCTGACCGTGCGTCTGCGCGGCTCGGCCGGCCAGTCGCTCGGCGCCTTCCTCTGCAAGGGCATCACCCTTGAAGTGTTCGGCGACGCCAATGACTATGTCGGCAAGGGGCTTTCGGGGGGCATCATCAAGGTGCGCACGACCGTCTCCTCGCCGCTGTCGTCGAAGGACAACACCATCATCGGCAATACCGTCCTCTACGGCGCGACCAGCGGCAAGCTGTTCGCGGCGGGCCAGGCCGGCGAGCGCTTCGCGGTCCGCAACTCGGGCGCGAAGGTGGTGGTCGAAGGCTGCGGCGCCAATGGCTGCGAATATATGACCGGCGGCACCGCCGTGATCCTGGGCAAGACCGGCGCCAATTTCGGCGCGGGCATGACCGGCGGCATGGCTTTCATCCTCGACGAGGATGGCAGCTTCCCGTCGCGCGCCAACCCCGAAAGCATTGTCTGGCAGCGGCTGGACAGTGCCCATTGGGAAGGCGAGCTGAAGGCATTGATCGCCGAACATGCGGTCGCGACCGACAGCAAATGGTCGAACACCATCCTGGACGACTGGGATCGCTGGCGCCGCTACATCTGGCAGGTCTGCCCGAAGGAAATGGTCAATCGACTCGCCCATCCGTTGAGCGACACTCCGGCGGTGGTCGCCGCCGAATAG
- the fdhD gene encoding formate dehydrogenase accessory sulfurtransferase FdhD has protein sequence MSDADRPVRFTRITPDGGRAPVTRAVAVECPVALEYNGIGYAVLMATPADLDDLATGFALSERLIDTAADIIDIDIHEAPQGLLLRIRLIADRHDRILARVRHRVAESACGLCGIENLEQALRPLPRVTAVTQADDAALFRALDALDARQPGNQRTGALHAAALAAPDGTLRLAREDVGRHNGFDKLIGAMARAGLGWDGGFALLSSRCSYELVEKAALAGCPLLVTLSAPTSLALDRAGDAGLRLVTLARRDAMLTPAD, from the coding sequence ATGAGCGACGCCGACCGGCCCGTCCGCTTCACCCGGATCACCCCGGACGGCGGCCGCGCGCCCGTCACCCGTGCGGTCGCGGTCGAATGCCCGGTCGCGCTCGAATATAATGGCATCGGCTATGCCGTGCTGATGGCGACCCCGGCCGATCTCGACGATCTCGCCACCGGCTTCGCCCTGTCCGAACGGCTGATCGATACGGCCGCCGACATCATCGACATCGATATCCATGAAGCGCCCCAGGGTCTGCTGCTGCGCATCCGCCTGATCGCCGATCGCCATGACCGTATCCTCGCGCGCGTCCGCCACCGCGTCGCCGAATCCGCCTGCGGCCTGTGCGGCATAGAGAATCTGGAACAGGCGCTGCGCCCGCTGCCGCGTGTCACCGCCGTGACCCAGGCCGACGATGCCGCCCTGTTCCGTGCCCTCGATGCGCTCGACGCGCGCCAGCCGGGCAACCAGCGCACCGGCGCCCTCCACGCCGCCGCGCTCGCCGCACCCGACGGCACGCTCCGCCTCGCGCGCGAGGATGTCGGCCGCCACAATGGTTTCGACAAGCTGATCGGCGCCATGGCCCGCGCCGGCCTTGGCTGGGATGGCGGCTTCGCCCTCCTTTCCTCGCGCTGCTCCTATGAACTGGTGGAGAAGGCCGCGCTCGCCGGCTGCCCCCTGCTCGTCACCCTCTCCGCCCCCACCAGCCTCGCGCTGGATCGCGCCGGCGATGCTGGCCTGCGCCTGGTCACTCTGGCCCGGCGTGACGCCATGCTCACGCCCGCCGACTGA
- a CDS encoding FdhF/YdeP family oxidoreductase has translation MDKSADDLIPDTVEGVSHYDGPAGGWGALRAVAKTVAEQMRASPDTRALLQMNQPDGFDCPGCAWPDPKHTSSFEFCENGAKAVTWEATVKRVDPDFFARYSVSELWTWTDHKLEDAGRLTQPLRYDAATDHFVPISWDEAFARAGAALQALDHADQAEFYCSGRASNESAFLYQLFAREFGTNNFPDCSNMCHEATSTGLPKSIGIGKGTVTLEDFDHADAIFCIGHNPGTNHPRMLSTLAAASKRGVPIIVANPMRERGLERFKSPQHPTEMLSTGATPLASAYHQVRIGGDMAMLKGMMKALLAIEAQQPGTIDHEFIAQHTEGFDALRADIEATQWPWIERLSGLTREAIESMTHVYAKADRVIICYGMGITQHRHGTQNVQALANLLLLRGNVGKPGAGICPLRGHSNVQGDRTVGITELPTEAMLQRLDTAFAIQSPRKHGHNAVEALAAMHAGESKALISLGGNLAVAMPDPDACFAAVRRLDLSVNILTKFNRTCLLTARETLVLPCLGRTELDLQAAGPQWVTVEDSMSMVHASRGKLKPPSPHVRSEPAIVAGLAKAAMPASRTDWDGMVADYDRIRDGIEAVYPDFRDFNVRVRDPGGFRLTIGPSDRIWNTPSGKAQFITHPAAPDEGALPLLLTTIRSHDQYNTTIYSYDDRYRGIHGRRDIIFANEIDLAEMGLAHGDKVDVTTPAGRELRGFTIVRHAIARGSLAAYYPEANNLVPLDDYDPASGTPAYKSIAVTVRTAR, from the coding sequence ATGGACAAATCCGCCGACGACCTGATCCCTGACACGGTCGAGGGCGTATCCCATTATGACGGCCCCGCCGGCGGCTGGGGCGCCTTGCGCGCGGTGGCAAAGACGGTCGCCGAACAGATGCGCGCCAGTCCCGACACTCGCGCCCTGCTCCAGATGAACCAGCCCGACGGCTTCGACTGTCCCGGTTGCGCCTGGCCCGACCCCAAGCACACCTCTTCGTTCGAGTTCTGCGAAAATGGCGCCAAGGCGGTCACCTGGGAAGCGACGGTCAAGCGCGTCGATCCCGATTTCTTCGCCCGCTACAGCGTCAGCGAATTGTGGACCTGGACCGACCATAAGCTCGAAGATGCCGGCCGCCTGACGCAGCCGCTGCGCTATGATGCCGCGACCGACCATTTCGTGCCGATCAGCTGGGACGAGGCCTTTGCCCGCGCCGGCGCTGCGCTCCAGGCGCTCGACCATGCCGATCAGGCCGAATTCTACTGCTCGGGCCGCGCCTCGAACGAATCCGCCTTCCTCTACCAATTGTTCGCCCGCGAATTCGGCACCAACAATTTCCCCGACTGCTCGAACATGTGTCATGAGGCGACCAGCACCGGCCTCCCCAAATCGATCGGCATCGGCAAGGGCACGGTGACGCTGGAGGATTTCGACCATGCCGACGCGATCTTCTGCATCGGCCATAATCCGGGCACCAACCATCCCCGCATGCTGAGCACGCTCGCCGCCGCCTCCAAGCGCGGCGTGCCGATCATCGTCGCCAACCCGATGCGCGAACGCGGGCTGGAGCGCTTCAAGTCGCCCCAGCACCCGACCGAAATGCTCTCGACCGGCGCCACCCCGCTCGCCTCGGCCTATCATCAGGTGCGGATCGGCGGCGACATGGCAATGCTCAAGGGCATGATGAAGGCACTGCTGGCGATCGAGGCGCAGCAGCCCGGCACGATCGACCACGAATTCATCGCCCAGCATACCGAGGGCTTCGACGCCCTGCGCGCCGATATCGAGGCGACCCAATGGCCGTGGATCGAGCGCCTGTCCGGCCTCACCCGCGAGGCGATCGAGAGCATGACCCATGTCTATGCCAAGGCCGACCGGGTCATCATCTGCTATGGCATGGGCATCACCCAGCATCGCCACGGCACGCAGAATGTGCAGGCGCTCGCCAACCTGCTGCTGCTGCGCGGCAATGTCGGCAAGCCGGGTGCCGGCATCTGCCCGCTGCGCGGCCATAGCAATGTGCAGGGCGACCGCACCGTCGGCATCACCGAATTGCCGACCGAAGCGATGCTGCAACGGCTCGACACCGCCTTTGCCATCCAGTCGCCGCGCAAGCATGGCCATAATGCGGTGGAAGCACTGGCCGCCATGCACGCCGGCGAATCAAAGGCGCTGATTTCGCTCGGCGGCAATCTCGCCGTCGCCATGCCCGATCCCGACGCCTGTTTCGCCGCCGTGCGTCGGCTCGACCTGTCGGTCAACATCCTCACCAAATTCAACCGCACCTGCCTGCTGACCGCGCGCGAGACATTGGTCCTGCCCTGCCTTGGCCGCACCGAACTGGATCTGCAGGCCGCCGGCCCGCAATGGGTGACGGTGGAGGACAGCATGTCGATGGTCCACGCCTCGCGCGGGAAGCTGAAGCCCCCCTCGCCCCATGTCCGCTCCGAACCGGCGATCGTCGCCGGCCTGGCCAAAGCCGCCATGCCCGCCAGCCGCACCGACTGGGACGGCATGGTCGCCGATTATGACCGCATCCGCGACGGGATCGAGGCGGTCTATCCCGATTTCCGCGACTTCAACGTCCGCGTGCGCGATCCGGGCGGCTTTCGCCTGACCATCGGCCCCAGCGACCGCATCTGGAACACGCCCAGCGGCAAGGCGCAGTTCATCACCCACCCGGCCGCGCCGGACGAGGGCGCGCTGCCGCTGCTGCTCACCACCATCCGCAGCCATGACCAGTATAATACGACCATCTACAGCTATGATGATCGCTATCGCGGCATCCATGGCCGGCGCGACATCATCTTCGCGAACGAGATCGACCTCGCCGAAATGGGCCTCGCCCATGGCGACAAGGTCGATGTAACGACGCCGGCGGGCCGCGAATTGCGCGGCTTCACCATCGTCAGACACGCCATCGCGCGCGGATCGCTCGCCGCCTATTATCCCGAGGCGAACAATCTCGTCCCGCTCGACGATTATGATCCGGCCAGCGGCACCCCCGCCTACAAGTCGATTGCCGTGACGGTGCGCACCGCCCGATGA
- a CDS encoding TonB-dependent receptor: MSDLSAPSRPRHGLFLRRLLLAGVATGLLPIAAQAADVPTANAAAPAPEAALDEGDIGTPIVVTARRRAENAQDVPVALSVVGGELLEQRGDYTLAAVQQVAPSLQLFSFNPRNTNINIRGLGSNVALTNDGLENGVGVYIDDVYYGRVGASQFDLVDLQQIEVLRGPQGTLFGKNTTAGAINITTRQPSFDFGGQVEATLGDYGFHQLRGTVTGGLTDWAAVRVSIADTHRDGFLTNVYNGKKVHDYDNFTARGQLLLTQGEGFSLRLIGDYAKQTLNCCTRLPSTVFTTYDDGRTIANNFNVRAARAGYTPLPTDPFARKVDVDGQFQANMNQWGVSAKADWDVGPVTLSSITAYRAWNWYPRNDSDVTSLSVNTLNHQENNQRQFSQEFRLASNGDTRLSYVLGAYYFWQIIKGSGAAGYGVDAPLWLFPTADPVVSNAAVNGFVARSSSNPETKSAALFGQASYAIIPDSLSVTLGLRYTHEKKQGSYSQWWAEGNDLSTLTAAQRTAAIALRNSLNPVASYSTGFTDDSLSGLATLSYKVTPDILVYASYSRGNKSGGLNLTNIPAGVSPDVGPEKVDNYEAGVKSQFWGGRATLNAAAFWTNIFDYQTAITEQIVGTNSTRNYITNIPEARARGFELDGALAVSSHVNLNASVAYTDAYYVDFKNGPTPVEALNPTTGGSPVTDLSGKPLSGVPEWSWSAGGDFAIPLGATKWGDAELYGRADYSWRSSYYTAVSDSRYSLVPSYGVANARIGVRLDDGLIDLSLWAKNLFDKDYVDTLSVANTGLVTATVGDPRTIGVTLRSKF, encoded by the coding sequence ATGTCCGATCTTTCCGCGCCCAGCCGACCCCGGCACGGCCTTTTTCTGCGTCGCCTGCTGCTCGCCGGCGTCGCCACCGGCCTACTGCCCATCGCCGCCCAGGCAGCCGATGTCCCGACAGCAAATGCTGCCGCCCCAGCCCCTGAAGCCGCGCTGGATGAAGGCGACATCGGGACACCGATCGTCGTCACCGCCCGCCGCCGCGCCGAAAATGCACAGGACGTGCCGGTCGCGCTCAGCGTCGTCGGTGGCGAACTGCTGGAACAGCGCGGCGACTATACGCTCGCCGCCGTGCAGCAGGTCGCGCCCAGCCTCCAGCTGTTCAGCTTCAATCCCCGCAACACCAACATCAACATTCGCGGCCTCGGCTCCAATGTCGCGCTGACCAATGACGGCCTGGAAAATGGCGTCGGCGTCTATATCGACGATGTCTATTATGGCCGTGTCGGCGCCAGCCAGTTCGACCTGGTCGACCTGCAGCAGATCGAGGTGCTGCGCGGGCCGCAGGGCACGTTGTTCGGCAAGAACACCACGGCCGGCGCGATCAACATCACCACCCGCCAGCCCAGCTTCGATTTCGGCGGCCAGGTGGAAGCGACGCTGGGCGACTATGGCTTTCATCAGCTACGCGGCACGGTCACCGGCGGCCTCACCGACTGGGCGGCGGTGCGCGTCAGCATCGCCGACACCCATCGCGATGGCTTCCTGACCAATGTCTACAACGGCAAGAAAGTCCATGATTACGACAATTTCACCGCGCGCGGCCAATTGCTGCTGACCCAGGGGGAGGGGTTCAGCCTGCGCCTGATCGGCGACTATGCCAAGCAGACGCTCAATTGCTGCACCCGCCTGCCCAGCACGGTCTTCACCACCTATGATGACGGGCGCACGATCGCCAATAATTTCAACGTCCGTGCCGCGCGCGCCGGCTATACCCCGCTGCCGACCGATCCCTTCGCCCGCAAGGTCGATGTCGACGGTCAGTTCCAGGCGAACATGAACCAGTGGGGCGTTTCGGCCAAGGCCGACTGGGATGTCGGCCCGGTGACTTTGAGCTCCATCACCGCCTATCGCGCCTGGAACTGGTATCCGCGCAACGACAGCGACGTCACCTCATTGTCGGTCAACACGCTCAACCATCAGGAAAATAACCAGCGCCAGTTCAGCCAGGAATTCCGCCTCGCCTCCAATGGCGACACCCGTCTTTCCTATGTGCTGGGCGCCTATTATTTCTGGCAGATCATCAAGGGATCGGGCGCGGCGGGCTATGGCGTGGATGCGCCGCTCTGGCTGTTCCCCACCGCCGATCCGGTGGTCAGCAATGCGGCGGTCAACGGCTTCGTCGCCCGCTCCAGCTCCAACCCGGAGACCAAGAGCGCCGCGCTGTTCGGCCAGGCCAGTTACGCCATCATCCCCGACAGCCTGTCGGTCACGCTCGGCCTGCGCTACACGCATGAGAAGAAACAGGGCAGCTACAGCCAGTGGTGGGCGGAAGGGAATGACCTCTCCACCCTGACCGCCGCCCAACGCACCGCCGCGATCGCGCTGCGCAACAGCCTCAACCCCGTCGCCAGCTATTCGACCGGCTTCACCGACGACAGCCTCTCGGGCCTGGCCACCCTGTCCTACAAGGTGACGCCGGACATACTGGTCTATGCCAGCTATTCGCGCGGCAACAAGTCGGGCGGCCTCAACCTCACCAACATCCCCGCCGGGGTCAGCCCCGATGTCGGCCCGGAAAAGGTCGACAATTATGAAGCCGGGGTGAAGAGCCAGTTCTGGGGTGGGCGCGCGACGCTGAATGCCGCCGCCTTCTGGACCAATATCTTCGACTATCAGACCGCGATCACCGAACAGATTGTCGGCACCAACAGCACCCGCAACTATATCACCAACATTCCCGAGGCGCGCGCGCGCGGCTTTGAGCTGGACGGCGCGCTGGCGGTGAGCAGCCATGTCAACCTCAACGCCTCGGTCGCCTATACCGACGCCTATTATGTCGACTTCAAGAACGGCCCGACTCCGGTCGAGGCGCTGAATCCCACCACCGGCGGCTCGCCGGTCACCGATCTCAGCGGCAAGCCTCTGTCGGGCGTGCCCGAATGGTCGTGGAGCGCCGGCGGCGACTTCGCCATCCCGCTCGGCGCCACCAAATGGGGCGATGCGGAGTTGTACGGGCGTGCCGACTATAGCTGGCGCTCCTCCTACTACACCGCCGTGTCGGACAGCCGCTATTCGCTGGTGCCGAGCTACGGCGTCGCCAATGCGCGCATCGGCGTGCGGCTCGACGATGGCCTGATCGACCTGTCGCTCTGGGCCAAGAACCTGTTCGACAAGGATTATGTCGACACGCTCTCGGTCGCGAACACCGGCCTCGTCACCGCCACCGTCGGCGACCCCCGCACCATCGGCGTCACCCTGCGCAGCAAATTCTGA